Proteins encoded within one genomic window of Marasmius oreades isolate 03SP1 chromosome 4, whole genome shotgun sequence:
- a CDS encoding uncharacterized protein (MEROPS:MER0122119), which yields MAASSSTARQTFDLLNNVREISPEDEIFKFYREEQKKVIDAALWKDDPHYFKQCKISAVALIKMVIHAHSGVPYEIMNDARESYRHDHGHHGFVRITGARNRDACKCRERGSRVHGAVYHGKREGGKARKCDWMVSFSSRIWMLVVWYRCQHGTEQSEVPRPIRRSRKSFDIPPEE from the exons ATGGCGGCTTCTTCGAGCACGGCTAGACAAACTTTCGACCTTCTCAACAACGTCAGGGAAATATCACCAGAGGATGAAATTTTCAAATTCTATCGTGAAGAACAAAAAAAGGTCATAGACGCGGCTCTCTGGAAGGATGA TCCCCACTATTTCAAACAATGCAAGATTTCAGCAGTGGCTTTGATTAAGATG GTCATCCATGCACATTCAGGCGTACCCTACGAAATTATGAATGATGCAAGGGAAAGTTATCGGCACGACCATGGTCATCATGGATTCGTTCGCATTACCGGTGCAAGGAACCGAGACGCGTGTAAATGCAGGGAACGAGGCAGCAGAGTACATGGTGCAGTATACCACGGGAAGCGAGAGG GTGGGAAGGCTAGAAAATGCGATTGGATGGTATCATTCTCATCCAGGATATGGATGTTGGTTGTCTGGTATCGATGTCAGCACGGAACTGAACAATCAGAAGTTCCAAGACCCATTCGTCGCAGTCGTA AATCGTTCGATATTCCTCCAGAAGAGTAG
- a CDS encoding uncharacterized protein (BUSCO:EOG09263IT0): MTPTNASSPTNLTRASSVHDINADDPPFGSRFLTDESLVFTQNAWDHVPPPTDQDETIATSLAKQRLSPVPTQDRAKYNEKPARHWDNFYKNNTSNFFKDRKWLHNEFPKLVESTKAEAGPMKIAEIGCGAGNSVFPLLAANENPQLELYAYDYSNHAVKLVQNNPLYTSPPVGKIHAAVWDLSSPDALPPGVEEGSVDIVVLVFVLSALHPDEWERAVSNVHKILKPGGLVLLRDYGRYDLTQLRFKAGRLLDDEFGNFYIRGDKTRVYFFELGVRSCFILSSNECSIHLATDELADIFTGARPSPISATSTTTTTEMEDEGLEPTIVDEEVPAPRVGTPLLTNDPQIHPRLLEPSSLHHPLFHIEQLGIDRRPTVNRKRQLKMYRVWMQGVFQKVGRTGAGETL; this comes from the exons ATGACGCCCACAAACGCCTCCTCTCCAACGAATTTGACACGGGCTTCATCTGTGCACGATATCAATGCAGACGATCCACCGTTTGGATCTAGATTCCTCACCGACGAGTCCCTAGTCTTCACACAAAACGCATGGGACCACGTTCCTCCTCCAACAGATCAAGACGAAACCATCGCTACATCTTTAGCCAAACAGCGTCTCTCACCGGTACCCACACAAGATAGAGCCAAGTACAACGAGAAACCAGCTAGACATTGGGACAatttctacaaaaacaacacgAGTAATTTTTTCAAAGATAGGAAATGGTTGCATAACGAGTTCCCCAAGCTAGTCGAGTCTACCAAGGCTGAG GCAGGTCCGATGAAAATAGCAGAGATAGGATGTGGAGCAGGCAACTCGGTTTTTCCTCTCCTTGCTGCGAATGAAAACCCTCAACTCGAGTTGTACGCGTACGATTATTCAAATCATGCTGTCAAGCTGGTACAAAACAATCCACTATATACATCTCCGCCCGTTGGAAAGATTCATGCAGCTGTGTGGGATCTGTCATCACCAGATGCTCTACCGCCTGGCGTGGAGGAGGGATCGGTTGACATCGTAGTGCTGGTTTTTGTGCTGAGTGCATTACATCCTGATGAGTGGGAGCGTGCAGTTTCAAATGTGCATAAG ATCCTCAAACCAGGTGGCCTAGTCTTATTAAGAGACTATGGTCGATACGATCTCACACAGCTGAGATTCAAGGCGGGAAGATTGTTGGACGACGAGTTTGGCAATTTTTACATCCGGGGAGATAAGACGAGGGTGTACTTTTTCGAATTGGGTGTGCGATCTTGCTTCATACTTTCTTCAAACGAATGTTCCATTCACCTCGCCACAGATGAGCTGGCTGATATTTTCACGGGCGCACGACCCTCTCCTATCTCCGCGACGAGCACAACAACGACCACAGAGATGGAAGATGAGGGACTTGAACCTACAATcgttgatgaagaagttccAGCCCCGCGGGTTGGAACACCCCTACTGACAAATGACCCACAAATTCATCCACGTCTTCTCGAACCATCTTCGCTCCACCATCCCCTTTTTCATATCGAACAGCTGGGTATTGACCGTCGCCCGACCGTGAACCGGAAGCGGCAACTGAAGATGTACCGAGTTTGGATGCAAGGCGTTTTTCAGAAAGTGGGTCGAACAGGCGCGGGGGAGACGTTGTGA